GCGAAGCCCTCCTCCTCTTCCTCGGGGGGCTTGCCGTCATCGTCCTCCTCTTCCTGGCAGGGGCGGTCTACGAGGTCCTGGCCCCCCTGGTGGCCAAAGGGGCTGACCCCTACACCCTCCTCCGCTACCTCCTCTACCGCACCCCCGAGGCCTTGGCCCGGGGGGCCCCCGTGGCCTACCTCTTCGCCCTCCTGTTCCTCCTCTCCCGCATGGCGGAGGACTCGGAGCTGAAGGCCCTCCTGGCCCTGGGGGTGCGGCGGGAGCGGGTCCTCCTTCCCTTCTTGCTCCTCGGGGGGGGCATCGCCCTAGGGGGCTTCCTCCTGGGGGAGAGCCTGGTACCGAGGTCCCTGGCTGCCGGGCAGGACCTCCTGAGGCGGCAGGTGCTAGAACAGCCCCGGGCCCTCCTCTCCCCGGGGGCCACCTTCCAGGACGCTAGGGGGCGGGTGGTCCACGTGGGGGAGGTGGCAGGGGACAGGATTGGCAGGCTCAGGGTCCTCTCCCGGGAGGAGGTGCTCCTGGCGGAGAGGGGAAGGTTCCAAGGAGGGGTGCTCCAGGTGGAGGAGGGCCTGAGGGTCACCTACGAGGGGGACCGCCCCCGGACCCTCACCCGCTTCCAGAGGGGGGAGATCGTCCTCCAGGAACTCACCTTTGAGCCTTGGCAGAACCCGGCCAACCGCATGACCCTGGGGGAGCTGAGGCGGGAGGTGGAAAGGCTCAGGGCCCTGGGGGTGAGGGCGGGCCTCGAGGCCACCACCTACCACCGCCGCTTCGCCGAGCCCGCCTCCACCCTGGCCTTCGCCCTCTTCGCCGCGGGCCTGGCCTTCTACCTCCTCGGGGGGAGCCGGAGCCTGGGCCTCGTGGGGGTGGCCGTCCTCACCTTCTTCTACTACGCCACCTGGAGCGTGGGGCGGATCATGGGCGAGCAGAACGCCCTGGATCCCTTCCTCGCCGCCTGGGGGCCCAACCTCCTCTACGGGCTTTTGGGCCTCCTCCTCTTTCTGGGAGGGCGGCGGTGAGGTGGGGCCTCCTCCTCTTCCTCTTCCTCCTCCCCTACGCCCTGGGCCAGACCCTAAGGGTCCTGGAGGCGGAAAGGCTGGAGATCCGGGAGGAGGGTGGGGAGGAGGTCTATGTGCTCGTGGGAAGCCCCGTGCGCCTGGAGCGGGAGGGGGAGGCCCTAGAGGCGGAACGGGTGGTCTACTTCCGGGAAAGGAGGCTCCTCCTCCTCTCGGGGAAGGTACGCTACAAGGATAAGGAGGGCCGCCTCATCGAGGCGGAGGAGCTCCAGGTGGACCTAAAGGACGAGAGCTTCGACGCCATGGAGGTGCGCCTCGAGGCCGAGGGGCTCCTCCTCACCGGGCCCCTCTGCCAAAGGGCGGCGGGGGCCATCCTCCTCCAGGAGGGGTACGCCACCCCCTGCGCCCCTTGCGGCCAGGAGGTGCCGGACTACGCCTTCCGCGCCCGGGAGATCGTCCTCTACCCCGGGGACCGGGTGGTGGCCCGGGGCGTGGTCCTCCTGGTCCAGGAAAGGCCCATCCTGGAGCTCCCCATCCTCCTCCTCTTCCTCTCCGAGAGGCGGCCTAGGCTGGAAGTGGGCCAGGACGCTTTGGGCTTCTACCTGAAGGCGGCCCTTCCATACGTAGCCGAGTTCGGCCTGGGCTACACCCTCCTCCACTACTACCAGGGGAGGGGCTACGGCTTTGGCTTCGACCACTTCGGGGTAGGGGAGGCCAAGGAACGCTACTTCTTCCTCCACACCCCCCCGGACACCTTCCAGTACCGGGGGGAGTACAGCTTGAGGAGGCAGGAGTTCTCCCTAAGCGCCCTCCTGGAGCGGGACGATACCCGGGAGAGGCTCTCCCGCTTCCGCCTAGAGGCCCTCCTCCCCGGCATCCCCAGGCCCTCCGACTGGCGCTTCGCCCTGAGGGCCGAGGGCTTCCTGGACCACGACCCCAGCACCCCCCCGCCCCGCACCCTCCAGCGCCTCCCCGAGGTGGAGGCCCAAAGCCCCACCCTCCGGGAGGGCCCCTTCACCCTCCAGGGGGGGCTGGTCCTGGGGCGGTACCTGGCGGAGACCAACCCCCTAAACCGCTCCGCCCGCGCCCTGGGGCCCTACGGGGAGGCCTGGAGGGCCCTCGTCAGCCACGCTGAAACCCTCGCCCTCACCCCCTGGCCCGGGGCCAGCTTGCAGGCGGAAAACCGCTTCCGGGGCTTCTACTACACCACGCAAAACCCGGGCGGGGAGTACGAGCGGCAGGTGGACTGGACCACCACCGCCACCTTCCGGCAGGCCCTCGGGGATCTTAGCCTGGAGCTGGCCTACAGGAGGAGCGTCCAGGAGGGGGAAACCCCCTTCCGCTTTGACGCCTTACCGAGCCGGCGGACCCACCAGGCCCTCCTCGGCCTGGGCTACGGGCAAAGGCCCCTCTTCCTGGGCCTGAGGGGCGGGCGGGACCTGGAGGCGGGGAGGTACCTCCCCTTGGAAGGGGAGGCCCGGCTGCAGGAGGGGGCTTACGCCGTGCGGGTCGCCCACCAGCAGGGCCTCGAGGGGGAGGGCCCCCTGGAGACCCGGGCCGAGGCCGCCCTCACCCCCTTCCCCTTCTCCTTAAGGGCGGGCCTCCGCTACGACCACGTGAGGGCCCTCTTTGACCCCCTCCTCCTCCAGGCGGCCTACGCCCTGCCCGGGGGGAGCCTGAACCTCACCCACCGCCACGGCCTGAACGGGGAAGGCCCCCTGGACACGGGCCTCACCTTCTCCCTCCGGGAAGGGGTCAACGCCTACACCTTCCAGGCCCGAAGGGACTGGACGCGGGACACCCTAGGCCTCCTGGGCCAGGCCATCCTGGGCCCCACCAGCCTGGCCCTCCAGGTGGGCCTTGACCCCCAGGCCCTGGCCTACCAGGCGGGGCTCCGCTTTGGCCTCCCCCCAGGGCCCCTGTGGGACCTCGCCCTCTCGGGCCGCTACCAGGAGGGCTTCCGTGGGACCAACCTCCGCCTCGCCCTCACCCAGGCCCTCCCCGAGGTGGGCTTCCGCCTCGCGGCCAACCTCCACCTGCCCGAGGTGGGGGACCCCGAGGTCTACCTCAGGGACGCCACCTTTAGCGGGGGAGCGGAGCTTTGGCGGCCCACCCCCCCGGACGAGAACGGGGAGAACGCCATCCCGGGGCTTTCCTTCTCGGGGAGCCTCACCTATGCCCGCCGCCCCGACCGGCCCGAGGGGTATAGCCTCTCTTTGCGCAACTTCGGCCCCACCCTCACCTTCCTGGGGCGGGAGAACACCAAGCTCCACCTCTCCGCCCTCCTCACCCAGAACCTGCCCGGGGAGCCCCTGAAGCCCCGCTTCCTCCTGGTCCTGGACCGCTGCTGCTGGGCCATGCGGGTCACGGTGGACGCCAGGGGGGGAGGCTTTGGCCTGGCCTTCCTCTACGGGGGCCAGGCGGCAGGGGTCCTCCTCTCCGAGGAGGGCGTGAGGCTGGGAGGTCTGCCGTGAGGAAGTGGCTTTTCCTCTTTCCCCTAGCCTTGGCCGCCTGCACGGGGAGCCAGGAGCCCCCCCTTCCCGCCCTCCTGGCGGCGGGAGGCGAAGGCGAGGTGCGCTTCTATAGGGCCTCCGACCTCCAGCGGGGGCTGGCCAGCCCCGTGGCCACCTGGGCCACGCCCGGCCTCCAGGACCTGGCCTACCTGGGAAGGGAGGAGCGGCTTTACCTCCTCTTCGGGGACCGCCTCGAGGCCTACGACGCCGCGGGCTTCACGGAAAGCGCCGTTCCCCAAACCCTCCTGGCCAGCGCCTACCTCCCCGACTGCACCGGAGGCTACCTGCGCCTGGGGCAGAACCGGCTCCTCGTCCACTGCCCGGGAGCGGAAAAGGCCTTCCTCCTTCCGCCCGACCTGGGGAGCCTAGAGGAGGCCGACCTCACCGGCCTCGAGGCCCCCCTCCGCCTCGCCCTCCTCCCCCGGGGGACCCTGGACCTCTTGGCCTACATGACCCCGGGCGCCCTGGGCTTCCGCCCGGCCCAGGACCCCAGGGGCACCCCCGGGTTGGAAAGGTTCCTGGACCCGCCCCTGGCCCAGGGCCCCTTTGACCTAAAGGCGGACGGGAGCCGGGGAAGGCTTCTGGGCCTGGGGGCCACGCTCTCGGAAACCCGGATCTACGCCCTCCAGGGGGAGTCCCTCACGGGGCGCAGGGTCCTGGGAGACTTCCCCCGCCCGGCCCGGCTAGCCCTGGACCCCGTAGCGGGGCTTGCGGTCTTGGGCCAAGGCTTCCAGGTCCTGGAGCCCAGGGACTCAGGGCTTCAGGAGGCCTTCCGCACCTTCTCCGCCGGCCTGGTGGGGGTGGACGCCTACCTGTACCTGGTTGCGGGCAACACCCTCCAGGTCTGGGACCTCTTCCCCTCCCCGCCCCAGCGGGTGGCCTCCCCCCTTTTGGGTTTCTCGCCCAAAGCTCTGGCCTTCCTCCCCGTAGAATGAGGCCATGCTGGAAGGAAAGGCTTTTCTCATCACCGGGGCTGGGGGAGCCCTCTCCCGGGCCCTGATCCCCGCCTTCCACCGGGCGGGGGCCAGGCTCTTCCTCTCCGACCCCCGCCCAGAGCCCATGGCGGAGCGGGCCGAGGCCGTAGGGGCCAAGACCTTTGTGGCGGACCTCACCAAGTTGGAGGAGGCCCAGGCCCTGGCGCGCTTCGTGGAGCAGGAGGCCCCGCTTTACGGCGTGGTCCACACCGTGGGGGGCTTCGCCGCCGGGCGCTTCCTGGACTCGGACCCAGGGCTTTACGACTGGATGCTGGACCTGAACCTGCGCACCACCTACAACCTCCTGAGGGCGGTCCTCCCCTACATGGAGGGGCGGGGTGAGGGCTTCTTCGCCGCCTTCGCCGCGGGCCCCGCCTGGACGGGCGTTGGCCCGGGACGGGCCCTCTACACCCTGGCCAAGGCTGCCCTGGCGAGCCTCCTCCGATCCTTACAGGAGGAGGTGGAGGGGGTGCGCTTCCTCCTGGTCTACCCCATGGGCACCCTGGACACCGAGGCCAACCGCAAGGCCATGCCCGAGGCCGACCCCAGCCGCTGGATCGCCCCTGAGTTGGTGGCCGAGCTGGTGGTCCAGGCAGCGGGGGCTAGGGGCGGGCGCCTTTTGGAGCTTCCCATCTACCCCCCCACCTAGCCCCCAGGTAGGCCCCGAAGGCATCGGCGAGGAGGTCCCAAAAGGACACCTCCCGCCCCGGGAAGAAGCCCTGGTGCGCCTCGTCCACCAGGCCATAGAGGAGGGCGAGGAGGAAGGCGGGGCGGAAGCGCCCGAGCCCCCGCCCGAGGAGAAGGCCCAAGAGGGCGTAGGCCAGGAGGTGGGCCCTCTTGTCCCAGGGGTGGGGCAGGCCGGCTCCGGGGGCGGGCTGGGCGGAGAGGAGCCAAAGAATCGCCATCCAGCCCAGGGCCAGGTAAAGGCCCCTCGGCACTAGGCCTCCACCAGCTCCCAGAGGACCCCAAGCCCAAAGGAGGGGTGGAGGAAGGCCACCCGGTGCCCCCCGAAGCCGGGCCGGGGCACCTCGTCTATGAGCCTGGCCCCTTCCGCCCGGAGCCGGGCCAGCTCCTCCTCTAGGCGCTCCGTGGCGAAGGCCAGGTGATGAAGCCCGGGGCCCCGCTTCTCCAAAAAGCGGCCCACGGGGGTGTCCGGGCCCAGGGGGGCGAGGAGCTCCAGAAGGGCCTCCCCCTCCCCCTTCAGCAGGGCCACCCGCACCCCCTGGGCCGCCACCTCCCCCTCCGCCTCCACCTGGAAGCCCAATAGACGGTAGCGGGCCTTGGCCGCCTCCAGGTCCTCCACGGCGATGCCCACGTGGTGAAGCCGCATGGGGCCATTCTACAGGTCGTACCAGGGGGGCTTGCCCCGGAAGAGCTCCAGCTCCTGGCCCACCTCCTCCTTCGGGGCCTCCTCGAGGCGGATCACCTGGGGCGGGCAGCTCTCCACGCAGGCCCCGCACCCGGTGCAGGCCTCCACCTGGAGGTAGAGCACGTACTCCTCCCCCTCCCTAACCCGGTTCACCGCCCCCGTGGGACAGACGTTGGTGCACACCGGGCAGAGGGTGCACCCCTCCTCCACCCGGATCCTGGGCCAGCGCACCTCGGAAGCCCGCCTGGAGGCGAGTAGGCGGAGGCGAAGCTCCGGGGGAAGGCCCCTTTCCTCCCCTTCCTCGGGAAGGGGCAGGGGAAGCTCGGGTGCCAGGTCGGCGGCGGTGCGCTTGGCGCTCCCCAGAAGGGCCTGGAAGAGCTCCCTTCGCCCCACGGGCTCCCCCGGTAAGCTCCCCTCCACCACCTCCACCTCCACGGGGTGGTAGCGCCTGGCCTCCTCGGCCATCCTTTCCAGGTGCTGGGGGACGGAGGGCCCCCCAATGCGGCAGGAGGCGCAGTCCCCCCGGGCCAGGACCACCTTCCCAAAGCGGCTTCCCGCCTCGGCGAGAAGCCCCG
The genomic region above belongs to Thermus sediminis and contains:
- a CDS encoding LptF/LptG family permease, with the translated sequence MKTLDRYLLREALLLFLGGLAVIVLLFLAGAVYEVLAPLVAKGADPYTLLRYLLYRTPEALARGAPVAYLFALLFLLSRMAEDSELKALLALGVRRERVLLPFLLLGGGIALGGFLLGESLVPRSLAAGQDLLRRQVLEQPRALLSPGATFQDARGRVVHVGEVAGDRIGRLRVLSREEVLLAERGRFQGGVLQVEEGLRVTYEGDRPRTLTRFQRGEIVLQELTFEPWQNPANRMTLGELRREVERLRALGVRAGLEATTYHRRFAEPASTLAFALFAAGLAFYLLGGSRSLGLVGVAVLTFFYYATWSVGRIMGEQNALDPFLAAWGPNLLYGLLGLLLFLGGRR
- a CDS encoding LPS-assembly protein LptD: MRWGLLLFLFLLPYALGQTLRVLEAERLEIREEGGEEVYVLVGSPVRLEREGEALEAERVVYFRERRLLLLSGKVRYKDKEGRLIEAEELQVDLKDESFDAMEVRLEAEGLLLTGPLCQRAAGAILLQEGYATPCAPCGQEVPDYAFRAREIVLYPGDRVVARGVVLLVQERPILELPILLLFLSERRPRLEVGQDALGFYLKAALPYVAEFGLGYTLLHYYQGRGYGFGFDHFGVGEAKERYFFLHTPPDTFQYRGEYSLRRQEFSLSALLERDDTRERLSRFRLEALLPGIPRPSDWRFALRAEGFLDHDPSTPPPRTLQRLPEVEAQSPTLREGPFTLQGGLVLGRYLAETNPLNRSARALGPYGEAWRALVSHAETLALTPWPGASLQAENRFRGFYYTTQNPGGEYERQVDWTTTATFRQALGDLSLELAYRRSVQEGETPFRFDALPSRRTHQALLGLGYGQRPLFLGLRGGRDLEAGRYLPLEGEARLQEGAYAVRVAHQQGLEGEGPLETRAEAALTPFPFSLRAGLRYDHVRALFDPLLLQAAYALPGGSLNLTHRHGLNGEGPLDTGLTFSLREGVNAYTFQARRDWTRDTLGLLGQAILGPTSLALQVGLDPQALAYQAGLRFGLPPGPLWDLALSGRYQEGFRGTNLRLALTQALPEVGFRLAANLHLPEVGDPEVYLRDATFSGGAELWRPTPPDENGENAIPGLSFSGSLTYARRPDRPEGYSLSLRNFGPTLTFLGRENTKLHLSALLTQNLPGEPLKPRFLLVLDRCCWAMRVTVDARGGGFGLAFLYGGQAAGVLLSEEGVRLGGLP
- a CDS encoding VanZ family protein, which codes for MAILWLLSAQPAPGAGLPHPWDKRAHLLAYALLGLLLGRGLGRFRPAFLLALLYGLVDEAHQGFFPGREVSFWDLLADAFGAYLGARWGGRWEAPKGARP
- a CDS encoding SDR family NAD(P)-dependent oxidoreductase encodes the protein MLEGKAFLITGAGGALSRALIPAFHRAGARLFLSDPRPEPMAERAEAVGAKTFVADLTKLEEAQALARFVEQEAPLYGVVHTVGGFAAGRFLDSDPGLYDWMLDLNLRTTYNLLRAVLPYMEGRGEGFFAAFAAGPAWTGVGPGRALYTLAKAALASLLRSLQEEVEGVRFLLVYPMGTLDTEANRKAMPEADPSRWIAPELVAELVVQAAGARGGRLLELPIYPPT
- the mce gene encoding methylmalonyl-CoA epimerase, producing MRLHHVGIAVEDLEAAKARYRLLGFQVEAEGEVAAQGVRVALLKGEGEALLELLAPLGPDTPVGRFLEKRGPGLHHLAFATERLEEELARLRAEGARLIDEVPRPGFGGHRVAFLHPSFGLGVLWELVEA
- a CDS encoding 4Fe-4S dicluster domain-containing protein codes for the protein MGLLDNLLNAFLKATDPRPRYTEARCLLYKNSVGGCDRCYQACPKGAVRLEGWRVELDEVLCTGCGLCTGVCPGIALEYPLGAIQEALIRGKGQLRCSKAEGKGEEVLCLGRLTPGLLAEAGSRFGKVVLARGDCASCRIGGPSVPQHLERMAEEARRYHPVEVEVVEGSLPGEPVGRRELFQALLGSAKRTAADLAPELPLPLPEEGEERGLPPELRLRLLASRRASEVRWPRIRVEEGCTLCPVCTNVCPTGAVNRVREGEEYVLYLQVEACTGCGACVESCPPQVIRLEEAPKEEVGQELELFRGKPPWYDL